The genomic interval tcagctctttgtttcaggtggccaaagtattggagtttcagcttcagcatcagtccttccaatgaacacccaggactgatctcctttaggatggactggttggatctccttgcagtccaagggactctcaagaggcttctccaacaccacagttcaaaagcatcagttcttaagtgctcagctttctttatagtccagctctcatatccatacatgactactgaaaaaaccatagctttgactagacggacctttgatagcaaattaatgtctctgctttttaatatgctatctaggttggtcataacttttcttccaaggagcaagtgtcttttaatttcatggctgcagtcaccatctgcagtgattttggagcccaagaaaataaagcctgtcactgtttcctttgctttcccatctatttgccatgaagtgatggaaccagatgccatgcttttagttttctgaatgttgaattttaagccaattttttcactctcttctttcactttcaccaagacgctctttagttcttctttgctttctgcaataagggtggtgtcatctgcatatctgaggtagatatttctccctgcaatcttgattccagctagtgctgaAATCTATTAATATAATCTCAGTTTTAATCACCAACTCTCCCACCTAAACCTCCTTCCTCAAGCTCACTTCTTCTAATACTCAGCTCCAAAACTGATCAAGTCCACCAAGACTCAGAATCCACTGTCCTAATACATTTTTCACTGTTCTTTACACTATCCTGTATCCTCATTTCCTTTCATGAACAGCTTAGCTTCTACATCTGTTATGAAAATCTTTCCTAGGTATTCACCTTCATTTCTCTAATTCTTTCTGTTCCCTGTACTCACCTAAGGAAACTTTAATCCTAAACCTGCAGCAAAATGGGGTAGAGTGGAGAAAAATCTGAAATCATACTGACTGACCTCCACCTACAATTCAATATCATTATTGTCAAATAAACCCTTAATTCTTGGCTCTCCTACTACATTTATCCAGTTCCATcacactccccctccccactgggtGACTATGTCAAAGATCTCTCTTCAAACTTCCAAAGCTTCTCACTTACCTGATGATTTCATTTCCAATTTACTGTGAAAATGAAGCAAGCAAAAGAAAACATCTCTAGGTTCCCACCACTGCCATGACCTCCAACCTACCTGTACTTCTGCTATGCTCCTGACCATGCTGTTACACTCTGCCTTCCTTTGTTTATTACAAAGGAACTATTTACCTTTTAGCTAAGGTCAAACCCGCCTCAATTCTCACACTATCTGTGCAAAAAGACTTGTTTTCTCCCCCCAGTTAGCCATAAagctataattttataaaatagaatcccagggatggtggagtctggtgggctgccatctctggggtcgcacagagtcggacatgactgaagcgatttagcagcagcagcagcagtgataaaaattaattgctagaaaaattaaattttaaaaacagacttaCAAAAATGCAAGcccaaataaagcttttttttaaccCTCCCAACCATTCTTAAGTATAGAGTCCAGTGGCATTAAATACCTTCACATTATTGTGCTAccataagactgagcgacttcactctcacttttcactttcacgcattggagaaggaaatggcaacccactccagtgttcttgcctggagaatcccagggacggaggagcctggtcggctgccgtctctggggtcgcacagttggacacgactgaagcgacttagcagcagcagcagcagcagcagcagcagcagcagcagcagcaaccatcatCCAGCTCCAGAGTTCTTGTCATCCTGCAAAACTGAACCTCTGAACTCTTTAAACAATAACTCTTCATTTCCTCCTCACTTCAGATCATAACAACCACCATGTTACTTTCTATCTCTGTGAATTTGGCCACTCCAGGTCagatttttttgttgctgttattagatctgatagacataaAATTTCTGTCAAATTGTTATAAAAGTTTCTAAATGTTTACTCTGAATTTCTGACACAAACTGGTGACAAAGTTTTGTGGGCCATCACTAGCACACAGATCACACTTTGAGTAGGACAGTGCCACGGTGCTGCTGTTTCACTAAGTCATCTATCCGGCAGTTCTCCTCATCTACATCATGGTTTTTCTTTCCCATTGGCAtaccaaaataaatttatttcttccatcttaaaacaaaacaaaaaccctcctGACTGGGCTTGACCCTCCAACCATTACcccatttctctgctctttttcACAGCAAAATGTCTCACAAAGGtggccagtactatactgtcttcaCTTCCTGTCTCCCATCTCCTATGGGACCCTGTCCAGCTGGGCTTTCCCCTCCGCCACTCCACTGAAATGCTCTTGTCAAGAGACACCAGTGACATCCATTTACTCACAAAAATCCATGGCCATTGTTACTTTACATACCAAGAGCAGTAGACTTAGCTAATCAATTCTTCCTCCTTGCCCACATGACACTCCATTCCCTTGGTTCTTCTTATGCCTTACTGGCTGCTCTTCATCGCTCCACGTTTCTCTGACCTCTAAGTACTGCAGTGTCCCAGGGCTCGATACTTTgacctcttgccttttccatttaTGCTCACTCCTTGATAATCATATcctatcacatttttaaaaaatacaagctaAGTAGTGATAATCCCCCAAAGGACACCTCCATTTCCAGACCTCTTTTCTGAATGTCAGACTTATACATCCAACTGCCAACTTGTAAACATCCCCCTTTGTGTGTATAATAGATTTTTATTATTCCTAGTGGCCATTCAATATGGTTCTTCTCAAGCCTATTGGCCATGCATAAACCAACAAATAGAACagggagggatttccctggtgatccaggcgataagactccgagctcccagtgcagggggcctggatttgatacctggttggggaactagatcccgcatgctgaaactaagacccagagcagccaagtaaataaataaatatttttaaaaagaaagaaggccaCTAGTATTAGCTTAGACCAATAAtgatttattatgttttatttatttatttattatctgatTTATTATCTGTTCGATCTGAAGATCACCTTACCTGAGGacccaattttaaatatatttaaaatatatcaatgatttttaaaaggagagaaaagaaaccaATGGTAGTGGTGGAAAATCACCATAAAAAAATGAGGACTCTGCCATCAATGAAGAATGGAGCCACAGTTGACCTCTATTCAATGAAATAGAACAGAAAGTCCAAAAGTACATCCAAATATACTTGATAATTTTGTATGATAAAGGTAAAATTTCAAGTCAGTAAAAAAAAAGTGGCACTATTTTTGGTGTTACAATAAATGGACAGCCATTTAGAAAAATTTAACTTGGACCTACATCTCACTATTCAagagaagtttaaaatatatcaacgattttaaaaaggaaagaaaagaaatcaaaatgttttTGAAGGGACCATGGCAGTTTTTATAATCTCAAAGTGAGGAATATCTTTTAAAGTACAAAACAAGCCTTTCCAGCGCCGGCCCCGGACACAGCAACCGTCGCGATGTTGATGCCCAAGAAGAACCGGATTGCCATTTATGAACTACTTTTTAACGAGGGGGTGATGGTGGCCAAGAAAGATGTCCACATGCCCAAGCACCTGGAGCTAGCAGATAAGAATGTGCCCAATCTTCAGGTCATGAAAGCCATGCAGTCTCTCAAGTCACGAGGCTATGTGAAGGAACAGTTTGCCTGGAGACATTTCTACTGGTACCTCACCAACGAGGGCATCCAGTATCTCCGCGTTTATCTCCACCTGCCCCCTGAGATCGTGCCCGCCACCCTGCCCCGCAGCCGTCCTGAGACTGGCCGGACACGGCCCAAAGATCTGGAGGGAGAGCGACCTGCAAGACTCACGCGAGGGGAAGCCGACAGAGACACCTACAGACGAAGCGCCGTGCCCCCTGGTGCCAACAAGAAAGCCGAGGCCTGAGCTGGGTCAGCAACTGAATTCCAGTTTAGAGGCGGATTTGGTCGTGGACGTGGTCAGCCACCTCAGTAAAGTTGAAAGGGGTTGTTTTATGTTGAATAAAcctgtaaacagaaaaaaaataaataagtaaagtacaaaataaaatgtagatGCTATAAAAGATGGATAAATACAACTGtctggaaataaaaattatctgtaaTGCAAAAACCACCATAAGAAGCATGAgatgaaaatgactatatataaatatatatgtatatatatgtatttgcagTTTGTATCATAAGAAAATGGGTGATtgtcatatttatataaaaagattAAATCTATAAGAACCAAAATCCAAGAGGAAAAAGTGCAAGATGTGACCTAATagtcacagaaaaagagatgTTAATAGCAATGGCTCTTAAATGCTCACTCTTGCCCAGgataagagaaatgtaaattagaattttttcaaaatattatttttcacctGTCAGATTAACAAGGATGTATAAGACTCATAAGATtgtgtggtggtggtagtggtggttttaACAGGTACTCTCAtattttccaaataggaaaaggagtacgtcaaggctgtatattgtcaccctgcttatttaacttgtatgcagagtacatcatgagaaacgctggactggaagaaacacaagctgaaatcaagattgtcgggagaaatatcaataacctcagatatgcagatgacaccacccttatggcagaaagtgaagaggagctaaaaagcctcttgatgaaagtcaaagaggaaagtgataaagttggcttaaagctcaacattcagaaaatgaagatcatggcatctggtctcatcacttcatgggaaatagatggggaaacagtagaaacagtgccagactttattttgggggggttccaaaatcactgcagatggtgactgcaaccatgaaattaaaagacgcttactccttggaagaaaagttatgaccaatctagatagtatattcaagagcagagacattactttgccgactaaggtctgtttagtcaaagctatggtttttccagtagtcatgtatggatgtgagagttggactgtgaagaaggctgagcgccaaagaattgatgctttcgaactatggtgttggagaagacttttgagggtcccttggactgcaagaagatccaaccagtccattctgaaggagatcaaccctgggatttctttggaaggaatgatgctaaagctgaagctccagtactttggccacctcatgtgaagagttgactcattggaaaagactctgatgctgggagagattgggggcaggaggagaaggggacgacagaggatgatgagatggctggatggcatcacggactcgatggatgtgagtctgagtgaactccgggagatggtgatggacagggaggcctggcctgctgcgattcatggggtcacaaagatttggacacgactgagcgactgaacagaactgaactcatattttgttggtgggagtgtaaattcaAACAACTTTTATGGCAGACAATTCAGTAgtggtattctttttaaaatatttatttatttgtttggcgactccaggtctcagttgcggatgcagaatctttagttgcagtgtgtggaacCCAGTTCcctcatccagggatcgaatcagggcccccttcattgggagcatgaagtgtTAGCCagtggtccaccagggaagtcccttggtggCGGTATTTATCAAATTGTTAAATTACTATTCCCTTGGACCCAGCAATTCTAactctaaaaaaaaattgttcagaaTATTTAAGTCACAAGgacttttatattattaattttttaaaatttttagttatttatttttggtgacaCGGCATACAGGGTCTTACCTTCCCCACCAGGGGTccaacctgtgacccctgcagtggaagtgcagagtcctaattactggtgcatgcgtgtgtgcccAGTCGATACAgtagtgtctgcctctttgcgacccagtggaccatagccctccaggctcctctgtccatgggattttccaggcgaaaatatggggtgccatgccttcctccaggggatcttccccacccagggatcaaacccatgtctcctgcattgcaggcagattctttactgctgagccactgggaaagtcccctaattagtggactgccagggaattacctctacttttaaaaatttaatctacACATACACTCAAGCATGTGTACAAATtttgtttgtaatagcaaaagaCTGGAAACAAATGTTTATTCATAAACATTAATACACAGTTTATTAATACACTGGTTAAACACAGTAGTAGTATATTCCTACAAAGCTTATCCggcagccataaaaagaacaagaaagttCTTCAAATAATCTTCAAGATCTACTGTTAAGTGAAAAAGCAAGGTGCTAAAAATGTATATTGCATACTAGTGTTGCTGTAAGAAGTGAGGGTAGTAATATGTATTCATGATTGCTTATATTTGCAGAAAATATCCCTGGAAGAATTTAACAGAAATAGACATCATTGATTGTCTGATTGCTgctagggaaaacaactagataGCGGGAGACAGGTAGAAGACTCTTCACAGACTAGACTTTTGACTTTTTAATCATAAGGCTGTATGACCTATtctagaagtaaataaataaaactgacttgGAGCTGCTTATTCATTTtagaattaaaacaattttttaccATGAGGAATGACTTTATAATGTCCCTAGTATAAGAGATTTTTTATACTCTTATTTTTTGTTGATTTAATCAGAACTAGATTAAACCAAACTAGTTACTCATCATGTTTGGCGAATGTAATCAACCTCCTTTGGCAAACAGAGTTTATGACTTAAAGTGAACAAATATAATACTTTACAACAAACATAGTTTCCTATAGTAACTCATAATCTCAGGATGATAAAGAGTAATTTATAGAGTCTTTGGAACTATGGAAATAAATCTTTTGATGTTATTGAGAAAGTCTGCTCCTTTTATAAACACAGAAATTCAACTTTATGAGAAAAGATTCAGACTAACTGAATTCAACTTAAATTTAACTTAAATTCAATCATATATGGCATATAATTAtacactattctttcctcttATCTATGTaagcctacaatgagggagacctgggttcaatccctgggtcaggaagatcctctggagaagaaaatgacaacccactccagtattcttgcctagagaattccatggacggaggagcctggtgggctacagtccatggagtcacaaagagtcggacacgactgagcgacttcacttcacttatctaTGTAAACAGAAGTTAATGGTTAATTCAGTGAGTGCTTCATCCTCTCTAAAACACTTGTATCCTTTAAAAATACCTGCTATTGAAGCTTGTGGCCTTTGGTCTCTAACTATAGTCAAGGTTTAATCTAATGTATTCAAGATTTATGATAATTTATTTCTCTAGAAAATCAATTGTTTACAGAATTTGGAAGATTCTTTTATTCTTAAAtagctgttgttattattattattatgacgAGAATATCGATTTATTCCATTTTGCTCTAGAAGGCAAAGCTGGAGGCAAAGAGGGAATAGCAAGCTTTTGCAAGGTAGATTTTTAgctcaaaaagaaaagaacattctaAGGGCAAAAACTATCTCACATGGAATGGACTGTGTATTTGTGACATAGTAAACTCTTGGTCACCAAAGAAAGGGGCTGATAGACAAAATGTTGGGGATATAATAGATGGGAGTTCTAATAAtgagttttaaaacaaatttaataatTGTTCAATTTTCTCCTAATACTGAAAGCAGTTCAAGAAAGTTAAATgggaaaagacaaaagcaaaggaATAAGAATTCCAGCACAACTCACTTATTTTTCTAAGGCAtgatttcatgttattttttacTACTCAGTGCCCTGAAGCTTTAAGGGAGGGAATTACTCTGAAGGCCTACTGTCTTTTGTACTACTCTGCTGGATAAAAGAAAAGACTTCCAGTTAGAAATAAGCATAAGATCCTCCTTACCAATTTAATATGAGAGAAAGCAAACTTAGTATGATGAAATTTCAGCTGGTTTCTCTTGAGCGTGAGGTGCTGAGCCCCATTCCAACCACTCATCAGAACCCAAGCAGAAGTGTCCTACAAGCATTCTCTCTATTAACAGAGGTCCACCCTAGTCACTGGGTTGGCTACTCTGCATAGAGCTAGGCAATAtcaaagggattttttttcagGCTGAAAGTAGCAATTCAAATATTAACTCTAGCAATCTCTTACAAAGTCACCGCAGTGTTTTAGAAAGCAGTTTATCAGCAAGCTTCACATTCAAGCCTCCCAACAATCCCCTGGGGCTGGTAAAAAAGGTGACTATTCCATTTgatagatgagaaaacacaggCTCAGAGATAGGAAACCCCTCAAGTCAGTCATGTAAGAACTAATGCTGACCCCACAATCAATTCCACTACCTCATTGCCTTGAAGAGAATTGGAATTTCTCTCTAGGATAGGAAGGACCTGGTGAACAGGAGGTCTTTCTAATGCGAAATTGTTTTTTGATTATAATCCATTGTAAAtattagtactttggccacctcatgcgaagagttgactcattgggaaagactctgatgctggaagggattgggggcaggaggagaaggggttgacagaggatgagatggctggatggcatcactgactcaatggacgtgagtctgagtgaactccggaagttggtgatggacagggaggcctggcgtgctgcaattcatggggtcgcaaagagtcggacatgactgagcgactgaactgaactgaactgatcagaatCAACTGGAGCACCTGTTAAAGCAGATTGCTAGGTGTCTCCCCCAGAATTTCTGATCCATTAGGTCTGACTAAGGGCTCAAGATTTTGTGCCACTAGCTTGttcccaggagatgctgatgCTACTAGTCCAGGAAGGCACTGGGAAAATCACTCTCCCTCTCTATCCTTCCTTCATAGTGTGTTTGTGCGTatgaagttgcttcagtagtgtccagctctttgggaccctatggactgtagcccaccaggctcctctgtccatgggattctccaggcaagaatactagagtgggttgccatctcctcctccaggggatcttctccacccagggatcaaaactgcatctcctatgtctcctgcattgcaggtggattctttattgctgagccatcagggaagtctctcctTCCTAGAACCTTCTGTAAGATGCTAGAAGGCAAATAAGAGTGATTTGAGTAGAAAAACAGCAGGATTTTATAGCTCTCCCCACTGCTGAGACACAAGTACACCTCAGGATGAGTCTGAGGAGCACTGCGCCAGGAGTCGGAAGGGCTGCTTTCCAGACACTGGGGAGGTGGGATTTGATACTTCTAAGGAACCTTGGAACCCTGAGATGCTGAGACCTTGGGCAAATCTTTCCTCTGTCTGGGGCTCAGTGTGATCATCTATAAAATGTCCTAAGGGTTAAATGGCCTGGAAGGATGGCCCCCAAGTCCCCTCTACCAGTTCTAACATTGTAGTTCAGAACTTACCTAGCAAGAGTGTTGATTTCCCTAGATATCTATGCCTCCAGGGTGGACAAGGCATAGGTGGTGTTTAATTGGCCAGGGCACTCTGAAAGATTAGAGGGTATTAATATATGAGAAATCCTCTTTACATGGTGGCTCCAAGCGCTCACGGGGAAACTGGTGTGAACTTCTGACTGTGGAATCAGAAACACATCTCCAGAGAAGAGAAATGTGGATTAAAAACCAGTTAAATATCCTCCTGTCTTGTCTTAATTAAAAAGGAACAATGAACAGAGAGTTTTGTTCAGAAAGGAAACAAATTCCTTGGACCTAGACCTACAATGATGTaaagtgagcttttttttttaattggagtctaatcactttacaatgttgtattagtttctgccgaacaacaaagtgaatcagctatgtgtatacatataccctctccctcttgagcctccctctcaccctccccaacccacccatcacagagcacggagctgagctccctctgcAGTACAGCAGatccccactagctatctattttacacatggtgatgtgtgtatgttaatactactctctcagttcatcccacacTTCCCTTCCCACCCTGTAACCACACATCCATTCCCTACATCTGCGTCTGTATTCCTGCCTTCCAGATAGgttcatctctaccatttttctagattccatatagatgggttagtatacagtatttgcttttcactcactctgtatgacagactctaggtccatccacatcactacaaatgactcaatttcattcctttttatggctgagtaatatttcattatctatttatatatatcacatattctttatccatttatctgttgatggacatttaggctgcttccaggtcctggctattgcaaacagtgctccAACAAATATCGTGGTACATGAGTTAAAGTAAATTTTCTTATGTGACTAATCAGTAAGATTACATATTCTGTCTctccctcatcttttttttttccagcctctCCACgaagcttgtgggattttagttccccaaccagggattgaactctggcccttggcagtgaaagtgcagagttaaccactggaccaccagggaattccctaccaTTCTCTCTTATTAGAAGTTACGAGTCCATCCTGTATTTTTCTGATCTTTAATGTGAATagataaaattaacttttaaggCTTATAATATATGTTTCAGAGACTTGCATAAAGGCACAAAACATTTTTTGTGAGAAAGAGCATTGGTCTGAGAAATATGCCAGCTGTTACTCATTTAATCTATACATGGCCTCTGcagtgatttcttttccttttcttaacttTCCAACATATAATGAAATCTCTGGGTTAGAAAGCAGTTTGACAATTcagtcttctttcttcccttgaaGTTGATGGTTTCAGAGTTAAGATGCTTCTAGCTATTTCTGATTCAAACATCAAGGTGAAATGTATTCCATGCCTTTGTTTTATTCCAGCACGAAATAAAAGTGCTAGGAGGTAGAGGTTTAAACCAGAGAGGGAAGATGAAGGCGACCTAAATTTCTGGTATAGATGGTAGTGAGAAGTATGTGCCTAAGATGAACAAAGAACTGACCCTCAGGTGAAGTGTCCAACTGTCAGGGCTACTTTCTAAATCCGTTGTTTAGGATTGGTATTGCTCCCTCTTCATTACTCTCACCAATTAAACACATTCATAGAAAACCTTAACACCTGACTCAGTCCTCAGTCCTCATTCTATCGCAGTAATTGTccaagtgtggtccccagaccaccAGTATCAGCCTCATCTGGGAACTTATtataaatgcaaattcttgggccATCAAGACAAACTAAATCAGAAATTCTGGATATGGGGCCCAGAAATCTATGTTTTATCAAGGCTTCCAACTTCTTCTGATCCACACTAAAGTTAAAGAGCCACTaggtgaagcgacttagcagcagcagcagcagcagcaggctggtaCAATCCTACAGTAACTTGGGTGACTTCAAACATTCACCTTAATGACCCATTCTGCCCTCTGGCCTCTCAATTCCTTGACTTCCTCAGTTCTAATGACTCCCCTTTCCACATCAGTCATTAGACTAATCACACCCTGCACCCTATGGCTGCACCCTGAACTTTGTCAAACTGAAAATTCCTTCATGTGTGAAGTCTAAAAACATCCTATCCATGCATCACAGTCTCTTTATCTTTGTACTCTCTATGCTTTTCTTGAATGGTGACAAACTCTCCAGTGGTTTCATGCAGACAAGGAGAGAGGCCAGCCCTCTATTCTGATGAGTCCAAAATTTTTATCCTAAATCTTCCTCCCAGGCTCCAGGCCTCTAGATCTAATGTCAAATGCAGACTCCGCTTGGATATCCCACTGATATCTCATAACCTCAGGCTCAAAGATTATCTCCCTATCTTTCCTAAAAACTTATTTCCCTTTTTGTCTTCTCTATTGCAGGAGCAGATGCCcaaaaatgagtttatttttaaagatctggACAAATACATAATTAGATGTATgaagtttcactgccctaaaaatcctctgtgttctaTTTATCCCTCTCTCTCCCTAACCCTGACAGCCACtcatctttttattgtctccacagttttgccttttccagaatgttgtaTAGTTAGAATCATATGGCATATGTAGCCTTTTTTAGGTTGGTTTCTTTTACATGATGAAAATGCTAAGTATTACATTTCCTCCATGTATTTTGTGACTTACTGACTCATTTCTTTTAGTGCTAAATAATGTTCCATTATCTGAAGGACCACAAAACTAGAGTTTTGAACATTAAGCAACTTGGTGATCCTAAGGTAAAGCTAATTCTAGAGTTTATCTTTTGGTACCCTTTAGAAGAATTTTGAGACACTATGGCCCTCctcatacatttttaatttgaCATCTACATTTTTGTTATCAGTTTAATCATTGCTTACTGAACACTCTTGCTTTGCTGTCCATCAGAAGTCCAGAACATTCAAATTATCCTTTCAGTGATGGTCCAGATATTTTTAGCCCAGGGTGATACTTTCATTGGGatttccctgttagctcagctggtaaagaatccacctgctatgcaggagacccaggttcaattcctgggtcaggaagatccactggagaagggataggctatccactccagtattcttaggtttcccttgtggcttagctggtaaagaatcttcttgcaatgtgggagacctgggttcgatccctgggttgggaagatctcctggagaggggaaaggctacccactccaatattctggcctggagaatttcatggactgtatagtccttggggtcacaaagagtcggacatgactgagtgactttcacttcacttcaatactTGCATAGTGATAGTCAAGATTCATCAGTGACATATCTTTCCTTTGAAGATGAGGGAAAAGTTactgtgaaagaggagaaataaaaaacacattatCAGGCAGATTAGTTTTAGAAAAGAATGGACACATAAAAGTTAGAGATATGGAATTTATTTATGCCTGTGTGGCCCCCAGAAATTCTTCATGAACCTCCAAGGGTGTGGATTCCCCTGTTTGAAGTCTGCTGCTTAGGCCATTTCAGCAGCCTCACTTGTCACTCTGCCACCAGTctctatgcatatatataattcaCATGTCATAAaacttatactttttaaatacaaatcAGTGGGGTTTGGTATATTCAAAATCTtgtaccaccatcaccactaacTCCAGAGACCTGTACTCAATAGGAGGGCTTCTGGGGTGGCACTACtgacaaagaatcctcctgccagttcaggagacgtaagagacgcaggttagatccctgggttgggaagatcccctggaggagggcatggcaccccactccag from Budorcas taxicolor isolate Tak-1 chromosome 3, Takin1.1, whole genome shotgun sequence carries:
- the LOC128045100 gene encoding 40S ribosomal protein S10-like produces the protein MLMPKKNRIAIYELLFNEGVMVAKKDVHMPKHLELADKNVPNLQVMKAMQSLKSRGYVKEQFAWRHFYWYLTNEGIQYLRVYLHLPPEIVPATLPRSRPETGRTRPKDLEGERPARLTRGEADRDTYRRSAVPPGANKKAEA